The following are encoded in a window of Pelomicrobium methylotrophicum genomic DNA:
- a CDS encoding FCSD flavin-binding domain-containing protein: NTCYSFVSDTEAVHVASVHQYDPEKKTMVTVPGAGGLSSARNELEAHYAWAWGQNIWADMLA; the protein is encoded by the coding sequence CCAACACCTGCTACAGCTTTGTCTCCGACACCGAGGCGGTGCATGTGGCCTCGGTGCACCAGTACGACCCGGAGAAAAAGACCATGGTGACGGTCCCGGGCGCGGGCGGCTTGTCCAGCGCCCGCAATGAGCTGGAAGCCCACTACGCCTGGGCCTGGGGCCAAAATATCTGGGCCGATATGCTCGCGTGA
- the lexA gene encoding transcriptional repressor LexA translates to MDELTPRQAQILEWIREFMESTGLPPTRAEMAEALGFKSPNAAEEHLRTLARKGAIELLPGASRGIRLKVPMGLPVVGRVAAGSPILAAQNIETRYRIDGQLFKPRAHYLLRVRGMSMRDAGILDGDLLAVHRTREVRSGQIVVARLYDEVTVKRFKRRGRDVVLLPENPDFPPIPVDPRSHFFTIEGIGVGIIRNEKPF, encoded by the coding sequence ATGGACGAGCTCACGCCGCGACAGGCCCAGATCCTGGAATGGATCCGCGAATTCATGGAATCCACGGGCTTGCCGCCGACTCGCGCCGAGATGGCCGAGGCCCTGGGATTCAAGTCGCCAAACGCGGCTGAAGAGCACCTGCGGACCCTTGCCCGCAAGGGCGCCATCGAGCTGCTGCCCGGAGCATCCCGCGGCATCCGCCTGAAGGTGCCCATGGGCCTGCCCGTCGTCGGGCGCGTCGCCGCCGGCTCGCCCATCCTCGCCGCACAGAACATCGAGACCCGCTACCGCATCGATGGCCAACTGTTCAAGCCACGCGCCCACTACCTGCTCCGGGTGCGGGGAATGAGCATGCGCGATGCTGGCATCCTGGACGGCGACCTGCTGGCCGTGCATCGCACTCGCGAGGTCCGCTCTGGACAGATCGTCGTGGCGCGCCTCTATGACGAGGTGACGGTGAAACGCTTCAAGCGCCGCGGCCGGGACGTGGTTCTGTTGCCCGAAAATCCCGACTTCCCTCCCATCCCGGTCGATCCCCGCTCCCATTTTTTCACCATCGAAGGAATCGGCGTGGGGATCATCCGCAACGAAAAGCCGTTCTAA